In a single window of the Clarias gariepinus isolate MV-2021 ecotype Netherlands chromosome 16, CGAR_prim_01v2, whole genome shotgun sequence genome:
- the nptx2a gene encoding neuronal pentraxin-2a isoform X1, with translation MLALFAAFLCARALAPVHLAAAADKQPQGERFVCTAVPAGADLSCPVNTDNRVQSASPQEDEYRSTIMQLQETVLQQRETISSQQGTIKELNSKLSRCEAVANDARDSKWRGGARRKDFGKNTMGDLPRDPVETIEHLGKTMQGLKDRLENLEQQLHANASGAPFPNELRDLLKRRLGDLESQLLRRVAELEEEKTQLYNETMAHRQHTENTLNSLLERITELERSNSAFKSPEDFKVALPLRTNYLYCRIKKSLPEMYAFTVCMWLKSSASPGIGTPFSYGVPGQANEIVLIEWGNNHIELLVNDKVAQLPLSVGDGRWHHICITWTTRDGFWEAYQDGERLGTGENLAPWHPIKPGGVIILGQEQDIVGGRFDATQAFVGELSHFNMWDRVLRPTDISGMANCSAYMPGNVVPWIDTNVEVFGGATKAALEICEDRLFDS, from the exons ATGCTCGCgctgtttgctgcgttcctgtGCGCTCGCGCGCTGGCTCCCGTGCACCTGGCGGCGGCTGCGGATAAGCAGCCGCAGGGTGAGCGCTTCGTGTGTACCGCCGTGCCTGCGGGCGCCGACCTCAGCTGCCCGGTGAACACGGATAACCGCGTGCAGAGCGCGAGCCCGCAGGAGGACGAGTACAGGAGCACGATCATGCAGCTCCAGGAGACCGTGCTGCAGCAGAGGGAGACCATCTCGAGCCAGCAGGGCACCATCAAGGAACTCAACTCCAAACTTTCGCGCTGCGAGGCCGTGGCGAACGACGCGCGAGACAGCAAGTGGCGTGGAGGCGCGCGCAGGAAGGACTTCGGTAAGAACACGATGGGCGATCTGCCGCGCGACCCCGTGGAAACCATCGAGCATCTGGGCAAGACCATGCAGGGGCTGAAGGACCGACTGGAAAACTTGGAG CAGCAGCTGCATGCCAATGCTTCTGGTGCGCCATTCCCCAACGAATTGCGTGACCTGCTAAAGCGGCGACTGGGGGACCTCGAGAGTCAATTGCTGAGGAGAGTAGCTGAGCTTGAGGAGGAGAAGACTCAGCTATACAATGAGACAATGGCCCACCGGCAGCACACAGAGAACACGCTCAACTCACTGCTGGAGAGGATCACAGAGCTAGAAAGAA GTAACAGCGCATTTAAATCCCCAGAGGACTTCAAAGTTGCTCTACCATTGCGCACAAACTACCTTTATTGCCGAATCAAGAAGAGTCTGCCAGAAATGTATGCCTTCACTGTGTGCATGTGGCTTAAATCCAGCGCCAGTCCTGGCATTGGAACACCATTTTCATACGGAGTCCCTGGACAAGCCAATGAGATTGTGCTGATAGAATGGGGCAACAATCACATCGAGCTCCTGGTCAATGACAAG GTGGCTCAGCTGCCTTTATCAGTAGGCGACGGCCGTTGGCATCACATCTGCATCACCTGGACAACCAGAGACGGCTTCTGGGAGGCCTATCAGGATGGTGAGAGGCTGGGCACTGGGGAGAACTTGGCCCCATGGCACCCAATTAAACCTGGAGGAGTGATCATTCTGGGTCAAGAACAG gataTTGTTGGTGGAAGGTTTGATGCCACACAAGCTTTTGTAGGAGAGCTAAGCCACTTCAACATGTGGGATCGGGTTCTCCGCCCTACAGACATCTCTGGCATGGCCAACTGCTCTGCCTACATGCCTGGCAATGTCGTTCCCTGGATAGACACCAATGTCGAGGTCTTTGGAGGTGCCACAAAAGCAGCATTGGAGATTTGCGAGGACCGTCTTTTTGACTCCTAA
- the nptx2a gene encoding neuronal pentraxin-2a isoform X2: protein MLALFAAFLCARALAPVHLAAAADKQPQGERFVCTAVPAGADLSCPVNTDNRVQSASPQEDEYRSTIMQLQETVLQQRETISSQQGTIKELNSKLSRCEAVANDARDSKWRGGARRKDFGKNTMGDLPRDPVETIEHLGKTMQGLKDRLENLEQLHANASGAPFPNELRDLLKRRLGDLESQLLRRVAELEEEKTQLYNETMAHRQHTENTLNSLLERITELERSNSAFKSPEDFKVALPLRTNYLYCRIKKSLPEMYAFTVCMWLKSSASPGIGTPFSYGVPGQANEIVLIEWGNNHIELLVNDKVAQLPLSVGDGRWHHICITWTTRDGFWEAYQDGERLGTGENLAPWHPIKPGGVIILGQEQDIVGGRFDATQAFVGELSHFNMWDRVLRPTDISGMANCSAYMPGNVVPWIDTNVEVFGGATKAALEICEDRLFDS from the exons ATGCTCGCgctgtttgctgcgttcctgtGCGCTCGCGCGCTGGCTCCCGTGCACCTGGCGGCGGCTGCGGATAAGCAGCCGCAGGGTGAGCGCTTCGTGTGTACCGCCGTGCCTGCGGGCGCCGACCTCAGCTGCCCGGTGAACACGGATAACCGCGTGCAGAGCGCGAGCCCGCAGGAGGACGAGTACAGGAGCACGATCATGCAGCTCCAGGAGACCGTGCTGCAGCAGAGGGAGACCATCTCGAGCCAGCAGGGCACCATCAAGGAACTCAACTCCAAACTTTCGCGCTGCGAGGCCGTGGCGAACGACGCGCGAGACAGCAAGTGGCGTGGAGGCGCGCGCAGGAAGGACTTCGGTAAGAACACGATGGGCGATCTGCCGCGCGACCCCGTGGAAACCATCGAGCATCTGGGCAAGACCATGCAGGGGCTGAAGGACCGACTGGAAAACTTGGAG CAGCTGCATGCCAATGCTTCTGGTGCGCCATTCCCCAACGAATTGCGTGACCTGCTAAAGCGGCGACTGGGGGACCTCGAGAGTCAATTGCTGAGGAGAGTAGCTGAGCTTGAGGAGGAGAAGACTCAGCTATACAATGAGACAATGGCCCACCGGCAGCACACAGAGAACACGCTCAACTCACTGCTGGAGAGGATCACAGAGCTAGAAAGAA GTAACAGCGCATTTAAATCCCCAGAGGACTTCAAAGTTGCTCTACCATTGCGCACAAACTACCTTTATTGCCGAATCAAGAAGAGTCTGCCAGAAATGTATGCCTTCACTGTGTGCATGTGGCTTAAATCCAGCGCCAGTCCTGGCATTGGAACACCATTTTCATACGGAGTCCCTGGACAAGCCAATGAGATTGTGCTGATAGAATGGGGCAACAATCACATCGAGCTCCTGGTCAATGACAAG GTGGCTCAGCTGCCTTTATCAGTAGGCGACGGCCGTTGGCATCACATCTGCATCACCTGGACAACCAGAGACGGCTTCTGGGAGGCCTATCAGGATGGTGAGAGGCTGGGCACTGGGGAGAACTTGGCCCCATGGCACCCAATTAAACCTGGAGGAGTGATCATTCTGGGTCAAGAACAG gataTTGTTGGTGGAAGGTTTGATGCCACACAAGCTTTTGTAGGAGAGCTAAGCCACTTCAACATGTGGGATCGGGTTCTCCGCCCTACAGACATCTCTGGCATGGCCAACTGCTCTGCCTACATGCCTGGCAATGTCGTTCCCTGGATAGACACCAATGTCGAGGTCTTTGGAGGTGCCACAAAAGCAGCATTGGAGATTTGCGAGGACCGTCTTTTTGACTCCTAA